Proteins encoded by one window of Pempheris klunzingeri isolate RE-2024b chromosome 14, fPemKlu1.hap1, whole genome shotgun sequence:
- the h2ax gene encoding histone H2AX — protein sequence MSGRGKTGSKARAKAKTRSSRAGLQFPVGRVHRLLRKGNYAERVGAGAPVYLAAVLEYLTAEILELAGNAARDNKKTRIIPRHLQLAVRNDEELNKLLGGVTIAQGGVLPNIQAVLLPKKTGQSAPSSGKAGKKASSQSQEY from the coding sequence ATGTCTGGAAGAGGCAAAACCGGATCAAAGGCCCGGGCCAAGGCAAAGACCCGCAGCTCCCGTGCCGGTCTGCAGTTCCCCGTGGGCCGTGTCCACCGTCTCCTCCGCAAGGGTAACTACGCCGAGAGAGTCGGTGCCGGAGCCCCCGTGTACCTGGCCGCCGTCCTGGAGTATCTCACCGCTGAGATCCTGGAGTTGGCCGGTAACGCCGCTAGGGACAACAAGAAGACCCGTATCATCCCCCGACATCTGCAGCTGGCTGTCCGCAACGACGAGGAGCTGAACAAGCTGCTGGGCGGTGTTACCATCGCCCAGGGCGGCGTCCTGCCCAACATCCAGGCCGTGCTGCTGCCCAAGAAGACCGGCCAGTCTGCACCGAGCTCCGGCAAGGCGGGAAAGAAGGCCTCCTCTCAGTCTCAAGAGTATTAG